From Aspergillus chevalieri M1 DNA, chromosome 4, nearly complete sequence, a single genomic window includes:
- a CDS encoding NAD(P)-dependent alcohol dehydrogenase (COG:Q;~EggNog:ENOG410PJ3Q;~InterPro:IPR013154,IPR013149,IPR002328,IPR036291, IPR011032,IPR020843;~PFAM:PF00107,PF08240,PF13602;~go_function: GO:0008270 - zinc ion binding [Evidence IEA];~go_function: GO:0016491 - oxidoreductase activity [Evidence IEA];~go_process: GO:0055114 - oxidation-reduction process [Evidence IEA]) has protein sequence MAQTDYKFEGWMGLDKDSVDGKMVWQEFEPKPWEETDVDIKVECCGICGTDLHTLRSGWKPTMYPCCVGHEIIGVAVRVGSSVTNGIKIGDRVGVGAQSESCLGRLGDCPDCAMGLEQYCSHKFVGTYNSTYINGGKSYGGYALYNRVPAHFAIKIPDSIPPSHAAPMMCGGVTVYSPLKHGGCGPGKRVGIIGVGGLGHFGLLFAKAMGAEQVVAISRKADKAADSLKMGADVYIGTDDEPDWATKYARSLDLIVCTVSSSKMPLNDYIGLLRTDGSLVQVGLPDDGVLNAPIPRLMRRLTVGASLIGSPGEIREMLELVAEKNVKPWIEEIPMKDANRGVVDMEAGKARYRYVLVNEQ, from the exons ATGGCGCAAACAGACTATAAGTTCGAAGGATGGATGGGTCTCGACAAGGACTCTGTTGACGGAAAGATGGTTTGGCAGGAGTTTGAGCCCAAGCCTTGGGAGGAGACCGATGTTGATATCAAAGTTGAGTGTTGTGGTATTTGCGGTACGGACCTGCACACTCTGCGGTCTGGATGG AAACCCACCATGTACCCCTGCTGCGTCGGCCACGAAATCATCGGTGTTGCCGTGCGCGTGGGCTCCTCAGTCACCAACGGCATCAAAATAGGTGATCGCGTCGGCGTCGGCGCGCAAAGTGAATCCTGCCTAGGCCGTCTTGGTGACTGCCCCGACTGCGCCATGGGCCTGGAGCAGTACTGCTCGCACAAGTTCGTCGGCACCTACAACAGCACCTACATCAACGGCGGCAAGTCCTACGGCGGCTATGCGCTGTACAACCGTGTTCCCGCGCACTTTGCCATCAAGATCCCCGACAGCATCCCGCCGTCTCACGCGGCGCCCATGATGTGCGGTGGTGTTACTGTGTACAGCCCGTTGAAGCACGGTGGTTGTGGACCGGGTAAGCGGGTTGGTATTATTGGTGTTGGGGGACTGGGACACTTTGGGTTGCTTTTTGCGAAGGCGATGGGGGCGGAGCAAGTTGTTGCTATTTCGCGGAAGGCGGATAAAGCGGCTGACTCGCTGAAGATGGGTGCGGATGTTTATATTGGGACTGATGATGAGCCGGACTGGGCGACCAAGTATGCTCGTTCTTTGGACTTGATTGTCTGCACTGTTTCTTCGTCGAAG ATGCCCCTGAATGACTACATCGGCCTCCTCAGAACGGACGGTAGCCTCGTCCAAGTCGGTCTTCCCGACGACGGCGTGCTGAACGCCCCCATCCCCAGACTCATGCGTCGTCTGACCGTTGGTGCTTCTTTGATTGGTAGCCCCGGTGAGATCAGGGAGATGCTGGAGCTTGTGGCTGAGAAGAACGTCAAGCCCTGGATTGAAGAGATCCCGATGAAGGATGCTAACCGGGGTGTGGTGGACATGGAGGCTGGTAAGGCTCGTTACCGTTATGTGCTGGTTAACGAGCAGTAA
- the THR4_1 gene encoding threonine synthase THR4 (BUSCO:EOG09261B6Y;~COG:E;~EggNog:ENOG410PGKC;~InterPro:IPR029144,IPR004450,IPR001926,IPR036052, IPR000634,IPR037158;~PFAM:PF00291,PF14821;~go_function: GO:0030170 - pyridoxal phosphate binding [Evidence IEA];~go_process: GO:0006520 - cellular amino acid metabolic process [Evidence IEA]), giving the protein MSHTLSQKYLSTRGASYGLSFEDVVLKGLASDGGLFIPEHIPALPVNWQSEWQNLSFEELAFQIMSLYVSESEIPANDLKDIINRSYSTFDHPERTPLIELDSKKNLHLLELFHGPTRAFKDVALAFLGNLFEYFLVRKNQGKEGKERHHLTVIGATSGDTGSAAIYGLRGKKDVSIFILFPDGRVSPIQQAQMTTVLDANVHNLTVQGSFDDCQDIVKALFADPELNSTHNLAAVNSINWARILAQMTYYFYSYFSLTKTPGYNKDSKMRFVVPSGNFGDIMAGWFAKRMGLPAERLVIATNENDILDRFFRSGGQYTKNDSAGAGVKETHSPAMDILVSSNFERLLWFLAFETDSAASEDERRKNACQSVSNWLNQLKSQGGFSVPTAVLEGAKADFESERVSNDETIAQIRSTYLSSFPTNLTPGSARSSKTGGYILDPHSAVGVAASLRSGERNPTISHISLSTAHPAKFVSSVDLALRDQDGYNFQEVLPKELVGIEQRESRSTPVPAGAGWQGVRELVKAEVDQELQGLR; this is encoded by the exons ATGTCGCACACCCTCTCGCAGAAATACCTTAGCACACGGGGTGCCTCCTACGGT CTCTCCTTCGAAGATGTCGTCCTCAAAGGATTGGCTTCGGACGGTGGCCTCTTCATCCCCGAGCACATTCCCGCACTCCCCGTCAACTGGCAGTCAGAATGGCAAAATCTCAGTTTTGAAGAATTGGCCTTCCAGATCATGTCTCTCTACGTCTCGGAGTCGGAAATTCCAGCGAACGACCTCAAGGACATCATCAACCGTTCCTATTCGACCTTCGACCACCCCGAACGCACTCCCTTGATCGAGCTGGACAGCAAGAAGAACCTCCACCTGCTTGAACTGTTTCACGGCCCCACTCGCGCCTTCAAGGATGTAGCGCTCGCTTTTCTTGGAAACCTGTTTGAATATTTCCTGGTGCGGAAGAACCAAGGCAAGGAGGGCAAGGAGAGACACCACTTGACTGTTATTGGTGCTACCAGTGGCGATACAGGGTCTGCGGCCATCTACGGTCTTCGGGGAAAGAAGGATGTGTCTATTTTCATCCTGTTCCCAGACGGACGGGTTTCGCCTATCCAGCAGGCTCAGATGACCACTGTCCTGGATGCCAATGTGCACAATCTCACTGTTCAGGGCTCATTCGATGACTGCCAGGACATTGTCAAGGCCTTGTTTGCGGACCCCGAGCTCAACTCCACGCACAACCTGGCTGCCGTCAATTCCATCAACTGGGCCCGTATCCTGGCCCAGATGACCTACTACTTCTACTCCTACTTCTCGTTGACCAAGACCCCCGGTTACAACAAGGACTCGAAGATGCGCTTCGTTGTTCCATCTGGCAACTTTGGCGATATCATGGCCGGATGGTTCGCCAAGCGCATGGGTCTCCCCGCTGAGCGATTGGTGATTGCCACCAATGAAAACGACATCCTGGACCGTTTCTTCCGCAGCGGCGGCCAATACACCAAGAACGACTCCGCAGGAGCTGGTGTCAAGGAAACCCACAGCCCCGCCATGGACATCCTCGTCAGCAGCAACTTCGAGCGTCTCCTTTGGTTCCTTGCCTTTGAAACCGACTCTGCAGCCTCCGAGGACGAACGCCGCAAGAACGCCTGCCAGAGCGTCAGCAACTGGCTCAACCAGCTCAAGTCCCAGGGCGGCTTCAGTGTCCCCACTGCCGTCCTCGAAGGCGCCAAGGCCGACTTCGAAAGCGAGCGCGTCAGTAATGACGAAACCATCGCCCAGATCCGCTCTACCTACCTCTCCTCTTTCCCCACGAATCTCACCCCCGGCAGCGCCAGGAGCTCCAAGACCGGCGGCTACATTCTGGATCCTCATTCCGCTGTTGGTGTCGCGGCGTCCCTGCGCTCCGGCGAGCGTAACCCAACTATCAGCCACATCTCGCTTTCCACTGCCCACCCAGCCAAGTTTGTTAGCTCTGTCGACCTTGCCCTGCGTGATCAGGATGGCTACAACTTTCAGGAAGTGCTTCCAAAGGAGCTTGTTGGCATTGAGCAGCGGGAGAGCAGATCTACCCCTGTTCCCGCTGGTGCTGGATGGCAGGGCGTGCGGGAGCTTGTGAAGGCGGAGGTTGACCAGGAGCTGCAGGGATTGCGATAg
- the cspA gene encoding putative cell surface protein (SECRETED:SignalP(1-17)) produces MVKGTLALLALAAPAFAGVIERGEGKDHWGVHKDKHSSSPHVKPTPESTNTWEQPSTSATSTWSSSTESSSSITSSTASSPSDSATTSETTSSWEKPSGSSHHHHHHETTTTPHWYTKTTTITTTTCPVTSSVVTSGTHTSTVPVTQTSTITLTTTTLCSTKPTETPTVKPTPVVTPSSSVPDTTVINSTPCTWATIGTSTLPVPVTTHSSSKVTPVPSSSKSSSVPDTTVINSTPCTWATIGTSTVPVPVTTHSSSKVTPVPSSSKSSSVPDTTVINSTPCTWATIGTSTVPVPVTTPQSSSKATPSPEKSTPVITPSSSVPDTTVINSTPCTWATIGTSTVPVPITTPHGSSAQPTPSGSKPEHSSQPSKPEHSDKPSAQPTPSGSKPEHSSYPSKPEHSGVIPSGSSPSTPGHSGKPSNPEQSGQPNKPAPSGGVIPSGSSPSTPAHSGKPSNPEQSGQPNKPAPSGGVIPSGSSPSTPAQSGQPSNPEQSSQPNKPAPSGGVIPSGSSPSTPAHSGKPSNPEQSGQPNKPAPSGGVIPSGSSPSTPAHSGKPSNPEQSGQPNKPAPSGGVIPSGSSPSTPAQSGKPSNPEPSSSEPSGESPVSPGGGSESEQPSGVSPESPAFTGAAGKAQPAVGVLVGLVGLMAFF; encoded by the coding sequence ATGGTCAAGGGAACTCTCGCTCTTCTGGCCTTGGCTGCCCCGGCCTTCGCTGGTGTCATCGAGCGTGGCGAAGGCAAGGACCACTGGGGAGTCCATAAGGACAAGCACTCTTCGTCTCCCCATGTGAAGCCtactcctgagtcaaccaacacctgggagcAGCCGTCCACGTCGGCCACTTCGACTTGGTCTTCTTCGACTGAATCGTCGTCTTCGATCACTTCGTCGACCGCCAGCTCTCCCAGTGATTCTGCTACCACTTCGGAGACGACTTCTTCCTGGGAGAAGCCGTCCGGCTCctctcaccaccaccaccatcacgaGACGACTACCACGCCTCACTGGTATACAAAGACGACCACTATCACGACCACCACTTGTCCGGTCACCTCTTCCGTGGTCACCTCGGGCACCCACACCTCTACTGTGCCGGTGACCCAGACCAGCACGATcaccctcaccaccaccactctcTGCTCGACTAAGCCGACTGAGACTCCTACCGTCAAGCCCACTCCTGTTGTGACTCCCAGCAGCTCGGTTCCTGACACCACGGTGATCAACTCTACTCCCTGCACTTGGGCCACCATTGGTACTTCTACTCTCCCCGTGCCGGTCACCACCCACTCTTCGTCGAAGGTGACCCCTGTCCCCTCTTCCTCGAAGAGCAGCTCGGTTCCGGATACCACGGTGATCAACTCTACTCCTTGCACTTGGGCCACCATCGGTACCTCTACCGTCCCCGTGCCGGTCACCACCCACTCTTCGTCGAAGGTGACCCCTGTCCCCTCTTCCTCGAAGAGCAGCTCGGTTCCGGATACCACGGTGATCAACTCTACTCCTTGCACTTGGGCCACCATCGGTACCTCTACCGTCCCCGTGCCGGTCACCACCCCTCAGTCTTCTTCGAAGGCGACTCCTTCGCCTGAGAAGTCTACTCCGGTCATTACTCCCAGCAGTTCGGTTCCTGACACCACGGTGATCAACTCTACTCCTTGCACTTGGGCCACCATCGGTACCTCTACCGTCCCTGTGCCGATCACCACTCCTCACGGTTCCAGCGCTCAGCCCACTCCATCCGGCAGCAAGCCCGAGCACTCCAGCCAACCCAGCAAGCCCGAGCACTCCGATAAGCCCAGCGCTCAACCCACTCCGTCCGGCAGCAAGCCCGAGCACTCCAGCTACCCTAGCAAGCCTGAGCACTCTGGCGTGATCCCCTCGGGCAGCTCTCCCTCCACCCCGGGCCACTCTGGCAAGCCCTCCAACCCcgagcaatctggtcagccCAACAAGCCCGCCCCCTCCGGTGGCGTGATCCCCTCTGGCAGCTCCCCATCCACCCCAGCCCACTCTGGCAAGCCCTCCAACCCcgagcaatctggtcagccCAACAAGCCCGCCCCCTCCGGTGGCGTGATCCCCTCTGGCAGCTCCCCATCCACCCCAGCCCAGTCCGGCCAGCCCTCCAACCCCGAGCAGTCTAGTCAGCCCAACAAGCCCGCCCCCTCCGGTGGTGTGATTCCCTCTGGCAGCTCCCCATCCACCCCGGCCCACTCTGGCAAGCCCTCCAACCCcgagcaatctggtcagccCAACAAGCCCGCCCCCTCCGGTGGCGTGATTCCCTCTGGCAGCTCCCCATCCACCCCGGCCCACTCTGGCAAGCCCTCCAACCCcgagcaatctggtcagccCAACAAGCCCGCCCCCTCCGGTGGCGTGATCCCCTCTGGCAGCTCCCCATCCACCCCGGCCCAGTCCGGCAAGCCCTCCAACCCCGAGCCCTCCAGCTCTGAGCCCTCGGGCGAGTCCCCTGTCTCCCCCGGCGGTGGTTCCGAGTCCGAGCAGCCCAGCGGTGTCTCTCCCGAGAGCCCTGCTTTCACCGGCGCTGCTGGTAAGGCCCAGCCTGCTGTTGGTGTCCTGGTTGGTCTTGTTGGACTTATGGCTTTCTTCTAA
- a CDS encoding DNA primase subunit PRI1 (BUSCO:EOG09261ZI1;~COG:L;~EggNog:ENOG410PG27;~InterPro:IPR014052,IPR002755;~PFAM:PF01896;~go_function: GO:0003896 - DNA primase activity [Evidence IEA];~go_process: GO:0006269 - DNA replication, synthesis of RNA primer [Evidence IEA]), whose product MPHSVSPGKSRSPDNAEDEVMQDAPATTNAQEGTGVRLEEMFDDDDDDDEFPASSASDNKMDNSEAPASSGPPPAEVDTDTMLAFYQRLFPFRYLFQWLNHGVVPSPDFGNREFALTLQNDAYLRYQSYATADLFRKDILRMNPSRFEIGPVYSTNPRDRKTLRGGQMKPVSKELVFDIDLTDYDDIRSCCTKANICGKCWAFVTMAMKVVDTALRDDFGFEHIMWVYSGRRGAHAWVCDPRARNLPDDRRRAIAGYLDVIRGAGGKRVNVKRPLHPHLSRSLEVLRPYFAQTTLIDQDTFEGSEQEQRLLSLLPDGSLNDALRRKWASSPGRSSKNKWADIDALAESGQSKSLNTTSLKNAKQDIVLEYTYPRLDSEVSKKMIHLLKSPFVIHPGTGRVCVPIDGRKAEQFDPLSVPTVSQLLSEIDAWDAANPSSSAGAEVAEPEGSVADGSDARGSRKLQDYEKTSLKPYIDYFRSFIAGLLKEERTGKRERNKEGAEVKSESMEF is encoded by the exons ATGCCGCACTCTGTGTCTCCGGGAAAGTCGCGATCTCCGGATAATGCCGAGGATGAGGTTATGCAAGATGCGCCTGCTACGACTAATGCCCAGGAAGGAACGGGTGTAAGACTGGAGGAAATGtttgacgacgacgacgatgatgatgaatttCCTGCATCGAGTGCATCTGATAACAAGATGGATAATTCGGAGGCTCCTGC GTCGTCTGGACCACCACCGGCCGAAGTCGATACCGATACGATGCTTGCTTTCTATCAGCGCTTGTTCCCGTTCCGTTATTTATTCCAGTGGCTCAACCATGGAGTCGTTCCTTCTCCCGATTTCGGGAATCGGGAATTCGCGCTCACGCTTCAAAATGACGCCTACCTGCGGTACCAGTCGTATGCAACTGCGGACTT ATTCCGCAAAGATATCCTAAGAATGAACCCATCTCGTTTCGAAATCGGCCCTGTTTATAGCACAAACCCCCGAGACCGAAAGACCCTCCGCGGCGGACAGATGAAGCCAGTCTCGAAAGAATTGGTTTTTGATATCGATTTGACAGATTACGACGACATCCGTTCGTGTTGCACAAAGGCGAATATTTGCGGGAAGTGCTGGGCTTTCGTAACGATGGCAATGAAGGTGGTCGATACTGCTCTACGAGACGATTTCGGCTTCGAGCATATCATGTGGGTATATTCCGGTCGTCGTGGTGCCCACGCCTGGGTTTGTGATCCTCGTGCACGCAATCTCCCTGATGACCGACGAAGAGCTATTGCGGGTTATCTGGATGTGATCCGCGGAGCAGGCGGCAAGCGCGTGAACGTAAAACGGCCATTGCATCCGCATCTCTCCCGAAGTCTCGAGGTCCTGAGACCCTACTTCGCCCAAACCACCCTCATCGACCAAGACACCTTCGAAGGCTCCGAACAAGAACAACGTCTCCTCTCACTCCTCCCCGATGGCTCCTTAAACGACGCCCTCCGCCGCAAATGGGCTTCGTCACCCGGCCGCTCCAGCAAGAACAAATGGGCCGACATCGACGCACTTGCAGAATCCGGTCAGAGTAAATCCCTCAACACAACCTCCCTCAAGAACGCAAAACAAGACATCGTCCTAGAATACACCTACCCACGTCTCGATTCGGAAGTCAGCAAGAAAATGATCCACTTGCTCAAAAGCCCCTTCGTCATCCACCCCGGTACCGGCCGCGTCTGTGTCCCAATCGACGGCCGGAAGGCCGAGCAATTCGACCCCCTCTCCGTGCCAACGGTTTCGCAGTTACTTTCTGAGATTGACGCTTGGGATGCAGCGAACCCTTCGAGCAGCGCAGGCGCTGAGGTTGCTGAGCCGGAGGGGAGTGTAGCCGACGGCTCTGACGCGAGAGGGAGTCGCAAGTTGCAAGATTATGAGAAGACCAGCCTGAAACCGTATATTGACTACTTCCGGTCGTTTATTGCGGGACTGCTTAAGGAGGAGCGAACTGGAAAACGAGAGCGAAATAAAGAGGGCGCTGAGGTTAAGTCGGAGAGTATGGAATTCTGA
- a CDS encoding MAM33 family protein (BUSCO:EOG0926577T;~COG:C;~EggNog:ENOG410PNBT;~InterPro:IPR036561,IPR003428;~PFAM:PF02330;~go_component: GO:0005759 - mitochondrial matrix [Evidence IEA]) codes for MLTLRTFARSVPRTVSRSIASSAPSALRPGSTIPKSLFQSQFKQVARPSYAAFSTCRAFRQAAEGDVELVAKLEDELSHEKASGLNDLETSVQNIQYVLQNNSFEVKDVPGEQEVVLTKKFNNEEIRLTFTVADLQNLTEQEEFDDALGDELDYEGGHQPANQGRGGNIAQHSEDRVAPSDREMDPLDRDVEPSFPARVNVTIEKPGNGALLIQTVAQDGLFQIEEVSYFQKPDLAHAQTAEKDWARQSLYAGPPFENLDEDLQTFLERFLEERGINAELANMIPDYIQVKEQKEYVRWLESECPPYHYPMLGQLANRTTDVKNFVSA; via the exons ATGCTCACCCTCCGCACTTTCGCCCGCTCGGTGCCTCGCACTGTCTCCCGCTCCATCGCCAGCTCCGCGCCGTCCGCTCTGCGTCCTGGGTCGACCATCCCCAAGTCTTTGTTCCAGTCGCAATTTAAGCAGGTCGCAAGACCCTCGTACGCTGCTTTCTCGACCTGCCGCGCTTTCAGGCAGGCTGCTGAAG GTGACGTTGAGCTGGTTGCTAAGCTTGAGGACGAGCTGAGCCACGAGAAGGCTTCCGGTCTGAATGACCTGGAGACCTCCGTCCAGAACATCCAGTATGTTCTTCAGAACAACTCTTTCGAG GTCAAGGATGTTCCGGGCGAGCAGGAGGTTGTGTTGACCAAGAAGTTCAACAACGAGGA GATCCGTCTCACCTTCACCGTTGCAGACCTCCAGAACCTAACCGAGCAAGAGGAGTTCGACGACGCTCTTGGCGACGAGCTGGACTACGAGGGCGGCCACCAACCCGCCAACCAGGGCCGTGGTGGTAACATCGCCCAGCACTCCGAGGACCGCGTCGCTCCCTCCGACCGTGAGATGGACCCCTTAGACCGTGATGTCGAGCCCAGCTTCCCTGCCCGCGTCAACGTCACCATCGAGAAGCCCGGCAACGGCGCTCTTCTGATCCAGACAGTCGCCCAGGACGGTCTCTTCCAGATCGAGGAGGTTTCCTACTTCCAGAAGCCCGACCTTGCCCACGCCCAGACTGCCGAGAAGGACTGGGCTAGACAAAGCCTCTACGCTGGTCCTCCTTTTGAGAACTTGGATGAGGACTTGCAGACTTTCTTGGAGCGTTTCCTCGAGGAGCGGGGTATTAACGCTGAGCTTGCCAACATGATCCCTGACTATATCCAGGTTAAGGAGCAGAAGGAATACGTTCGCTGGCTCGAGAGTGAGTGCCCGCCGTACCATTATCCGATGCTTGGTCAGTTAGCTAACAGAACTACAGACGTCAAGAACTTTGTCTCTGCTTAA
- a CDS encoding translation machinery-associated protein 16 (COG:S;~EggNog:ENOG410PRAY;~InterPro:IPR021346,IPR038356;~PFAM:PF11176): protein MPKSFNKVHKQISKKRGVIEGLHENSRDAKRLHRANSRDDRVARMQTKMARGRNSYLERILYFQEHVPEGSGPFSDDDIRELVTRHINRDVPEIEQLQHERRKGRPPSKREEALLQRTDAENKELKTGFWMPDLSNEDVVKALPRWNQVWSSLSAMKFIRFTSDGGKQPSTFPPKGLS, encoded by the exons ATGCCCAAGTCATTCAATAAGGTACACAAGCAAATCTCGAAAAAGCGGGGGGTGATTGAGGGGCTTCATGAGAACAGTCGAGATGCGAAGAGATTGCACCGGGCGAATTCAAGAGACGATCGAGTGGCTCGAATGCAGACCAAAATGGCTAGAGGGAGGAATTCATACC TTGAGCGCATACTCTACTTCCAAGAGCATGTCCCCGAAGGATCAGGGCCGTTCTCCGACGACGACATcagagaattggtgacaaG ACACATCAACCGCGACGTCCCCGAGATCGAGCAATTACAACACGAACGGCGCAAAGGCCGTCCGCCATCGAAGCGTGAAGAGGCCCTACTACAACGCACCGACGCTGAGAATAAAGAGCTGAAGACCGGGTTCTGGATGCCTGACTTGAGCAACGAAGATGTGGTGAAAGCGCTTCCCCGATGGAACCAAGTCTGGTCGAGTCTCAGTGCGATGAAGTTTATCCGGTTTACGTCTGACGGTGGGAAACAACCCTCGACATTCCCTCCGAAAGGTCTTTCTTGA